In a single window of the Halomicroarcula saliterrae genome:
- a CDS encoding ArsR family transcriptional regulator: MQSAGDVDEELLTLLDDENARTILVETREQARSVDSLSDRCGADDSTIYRLVDRLQDRELLTEHQELDPDGNHYKTYAARLERVEIQFTDDGVRIEVDRREPPADRFTRLYEEFTG; the protein is encoded by the coding sequence ATGCAGTCGGCCGGCGACGTGGACGAGGAGCTGCTCACGTTGCTCGACGACGAGAACGCCCGGACGATACTCGTGGAGACCCGCGAGCAGGCGCGGTCCGTCGACAGCCTGAGCGACCGCTGTGGCGCCGACGACTCGACCATCTACCGCCTCGTCGACCGGCTGCAGGACCGGGAGCTGCTGACCGAACACCAGGAGCTCGACCCCGACGGGAACCACTACAAGACCTACGCCGCGCGACTGGAGCGCGTCGAGATCCAGTTCACCGACGACGGCGTCCGTATCGAGGTCGACAGACGCGAACCGCCCGCCGACCGATTCACCCGACTGTACGAGGAGTTCACCGGATGA
- a CDS encoding DUF7521 family protein — MTTVELVATVGAALTATLGALVAWLAFRGYRRNDSTVMRGLALGVVAIAVVPFLLTELVGPALSLSDAQTLLGVTLSHTFGLLAIYRTFRSG; from the coding sequence ATGACGACGGTGGAACTGGTCGCGACCGTCGGGGCGGCACTCACGGCGACCCTGGGGGCGCTCGTCGCGTGGCTCGCTTTCCGGGGCTACCGGCGCAACGACAGCACGGTGATGCGAGGGCTGGCGCTGGGTGTCGTCGCCATCGCCGTCGTCCCGTTCCTCCTCACCGAGCTCGTCGGGCCCGCGCTCTCGCTTTCGGACGCACAGACGCTGCTCGGTGTGACGCTCTCCCACACTTTCGGACTGCTCGCTATCTACCGGACGTTCCGTTCCGGTTGA
- a CDS encoding sensor domain-containing protein: METTTPGDGLRRFVTAPLRVQTYKRFLYLLLAFPLGMLYFVGFTVGSSTGVSLLVTLVGVPILLATLAATTAAAGLEAKLSRVLLDRETPVPPLLSLPSEWDTVDSYVASVRQFVAEPTTWTSVAVVLVKFVFGQIAFFVLTAGGVTVVALLSAPLLYDDPEFSYRAGSYVVTSLPEALALAGLGLVGLLVVCNVWNALATAGGVVTDALLSVGRERETT, translated from the coding sequence ATGGAGACAACGACTCCAGGTGACGGCCTGCGACGGTTCGTCACCGCCCCGCTGCGCGTCCAGACCTACAAGCGATTCCTCTACCTCCTGCTCGCCTTCCCGCTCGGGATGCTGTATTTCGTCGGGTTCACCGTGGGCTCCTCGACGGGGGTCTCGCTGCTGGTCACGCTGGTCGGGGTACCGATACTGCTGGCGACCCTCGCAGCGACGACGGCAGCGGCGGGCCTCGAAGCGAAGCTCTCGCGGGTACTGCTCGACCGGGAGACGCCCGTACCACCGCTGCTCTCCCTGCCCAGCGAGTGGGACACCGTCGACAGCTACGTCGCCAGCGTGCGGCAGTTCGTCGCGGAGCCGACGACGTGGACGAGCGTCGCAGTCGTGCTGGTGAAGTTCGTCTTCGGCCAGATAGCGTTCTTCGTGCTGACGGCGGGCGGGGTGACCGTGGTCGCGCTCCTCTCCGCGCCGCTGCTGTACGACGACCCCGAGTTCAGTTACCGGGCCGGGAGCTACGTCGTCACCAGCCTGCCCGAGGCGCTGGCGCTCGCGGGGCTGGGGCTGGTCGGTCTCCTGGTCGTCTGCAACGTCTGGAACGCGCTGGCGACGGCCGGCGGCGTCGTGACGGACGCGCTGTTGTCGGTCGGTCGGGAGCGTGAGACGACGTGA
- a CDS encoding ArsR/SmtB family transcription factor — MTASAEAGSGPSGSADSGNAALTETTTADLLDLLDDAHAREILVALVGEPKSARDIVSACSCSRPTVYRRLERLNDAGLVDSSMQYDEDGHHRKLFRRRLDSVAVELSDGGWSVRVDTVGR, encoded by the coding sequence GTGACTGCGAGCGCCGAGGCGGGCAGCGGACCGTCCGGCTCAGCCGACAGCGGGAACGCCGCGCTCACCGAGACTACGACGGCCGACCTGCTCGACCTGCTCGACGACGCCCACGCTCGTGAGATACTCGTCGCGCTCGTCGGCGAGCCGAAGTCGGCTCGCGACATCGTGAGCGCCTGTAGCTGCTCACGGCCGACGGTGTACCGCCGGCTGGAACGGCTGAACGACGCCGGGCTGGTCGATAGCTCGATGCAGTACGACGAAGACGGGCACCACCGCAAGCTGTTCCGCCGCCGGCTGGACAGCGTCGCCGTCGAGCTCTCCGACGGCGGGTGGTCGGTCAGGGTCGACACGGTCGGTCGGTGA
- a CDS encoding ATP-binding cassette domain-containing protein: MLLAPLPPTVTDDAIDASGVELTYADGTQAVRGIDLTVPRGEFFGFLGPNGAGKTTTIKTLVTLLRPTAGEIRVNGFDALSEGRAVRETVGYMAQETSIDPELTARENLRFACDSYGVPRSERAERIDELLDLVDLADVAGKRADDFSGGMKKRLDAATALVHRPPLVFLDEPTTGLDPKARNRLWEYFRRINERGTTIFLTTQYLEEADALCERLAVILDGEIVSEGSPAELKREVGGEILDVNVEGDESTRAGAADIARSTDLFEESATVEVTPDGITVTSERARSRGTDLLVALRDADITVTGFNVRAPTLDDVFLAITGEHVDTDEGPEPTDSLAADGGGQSGRGQAPSGHHSEGSEDA; this comes from the coding sequence ATGCTGCTGGCGCCCCTCCCTCCGACCGTGACAGACGACGCAATCGACGCCTCGGGTGTGGAGCTCACCTACGCGGACGGGACACAGGCGGTCCGGGGTATCGACCTGACGGTCCCGCGCGGGGAGTTCTTCGGTTTCCTCGGTCCGAACGGGGCCGGGAAGACGACGACTATCAAGACGCTCGTGACGCTGCTTCGCCCGACGGCCGGTGAGATTCGGGTCAACGGCTTCGACGCGCTCAGCGAGGGGCGCGCGGTCCGCGAGACGGTCGGCTACATGGCCCAGGAGACCAGTATCGACCCCGAGCTCACCGCCCGCGAGAACCTGCGGTTCGCCTGTGACTCCTACGGCGTCCCGCGGAGCGAACGGGCCGAGCGAATCGACGAACTGCTGGACCTCGTCGACCTCGCCGACGTGGCCGGCAAACGGGCCGACGATTTCTCGGGCGGGATGAAGAAGCGCCTCGACGCCGCGACGGCGCTGGTCCACCGCCCGCCGCTGGTCTTTCTCGACGAACCGACGACCGGGCTGGACCCCAAGGCCCGCAACCGCCTCTGGGAGTACTTCCGGCGGATAAACGAGCGGGGCACGACCATCTTTCTGACGACGCAGTATCTGGAAGAGGCCGACGCCCTCTGTGAGCGACTGGCGGTCATCCTCGACGGCGAAATCGTCTCCGAGGGCTCGCCGGCGGAACTCAAACGCGAGGTCGGCGGCGAGATACTGGACGTGAACGTCGAGGGCGACGAGTCGACCAGAGCCGGGGCCGCCGACATCGCCCGGTCGACCGACCTCTTCGAGGAAAGCGCCACGGTGGAGGTCACGCCGGACGGTATCACTGTGACCTCCGAACGCGCCCGCTCTCGGGGGACCGACCTCCTCGTGGCGCTCCGGGACGCCGACATCACCGTGACCGGGTTCAACGTCCGCGCGCCCACGCTGGACGACGTGTTCCTCGCCATCACGGGCGAACACGTCGACACCGACGAGGGTCCCGAACCGACGGACAGCCTCGCCGCCGATGGGGGCGGGCAGTCCGGGAGAGGGCAAGCCCCGTCGGGCCACCACTCCGAGGGAAGTGAGGACGCATGA
- a CDS encoding ABC transporter permease, protein MSSGPGDSATTEGVSRSGNSFVGDLWVNFVRWNIKAVRNPFVLVVSLVQPIIFLVLFTQVFGQVATGAVNQGAADISYETYLVPAICMQVALAAAATSGVGLVNDIENGMFEKVLVSPMNRTAVFLGKTAAEVVRIAAQIGIIIGLGVLLGAEVATGVAGALGIMAVGILFSFWFTALSNTIAVLTKDQESTIIGANLLQFPLLFVSTAFLPLSVLPGWIQVVARFNPVTYGVDAARAIMLGRDVMTVVEVTAFGGIYDTLVPAIAVLLALAVAFGSVAVYMLQRASSANVQ, encoded by the coding sequence ATGAGTTCCGGGCCCGGCGACTCGGCGACGACCGAGGGCGTCTCGCGGTCGGGCAACTCCTTCGTGGGCGACCTCTGGGTGAACTTCGTCCGCTGGAACATCAAAGCGGTCCGGAACCCGTTCGTGCTGGTCGTCTCCCTGGTCCAGCCCATCATCTTCCTCGTCCTGTTCACGCAGGTTTTCGGGCAGGTGGCGACCGGCGCGGTGAATCAGGGGGCCGCCGACATCAGCTACGAGACCTACCTCGTGCCCGCTATCTGTATGCAGGTGGCGCTGGCGGCCGCGGCGACCAGCGGCGTCGGCCTCGTCAACGACATCGAGAACGGGATGTTCGAGAAGGTGCTCGTCAGTCCGATGAACCGGACCGCGGTCTTTCTGGGCAAGACCGCCGCCGAGGTGGTCCGCATCGCAGCCCAGATCGGCATCATCATCGGACTGGGTGTCCTGCTGGGCGCCGAAGTCGCGACCGGTGTCGCGGGCGCGCTGGGCATCATGGCCGTCGGGATTCTCTTTTCGTTCTGGTTCACCGCACTCTCGAACACCATCGCCGTCCTCACGAAAGACCAGGAGTCGACCATCATCGGCGCGAACCTGCTGCAGTTCCCGCTTCTCTTCGTCTCGACGGCCTTCCTCCCGCTCTCGGTCCTGCCGGGGTGGATTCAGGTCGTCGCCCGGTTCAACCCGGTCACCTACGGCGTCGACGCCGCCCGGGCCATCATGCTCGGCCGCGACGTGATGACCGTCGTCGAGGTTACCGCCTTCGGCGGTATCTACGATACGCTCGTGCCCGCTATCGCTGTGTTGCTGGCACTCGCCGTCGCCTTCGGGAGCGTCGCCGTCTACATGCTCCAGCGGGCCTCCAGCGCGAACGTGCAGTAG
- a CDS encoding DUF6069 family protein: MSTVTSRYPVATSGGELARRTAGGVLVAVVSALVVAGIAGALGLELGVSGPASPFGAVPIVTSTVVAGVGAAVVYAATARFTDRPVRNFTALAVAVFVVMLVPVFAAAPSLGLSAVGQLTLVVIHAVVAVPLVAFVVGAVQL; encoded by the coding sequence ATGTCAACTGTAACGTCACGCTATCCAGTCGCGACCAGCGGCGGCGAACTCGCCCGTAGAACGGCCGGCGGTGTGCTCGTCGCCGTCGTCTCGGCTCTCGTCGTCGCGGGTATCGCCGGTGCTCTCGGACTCGAACTCGGCGTCAGCGGCCCCGCGAGCCCGTTCGGCGCCGTCCCCATCGTCACGTCGACCGTCGTCGCCGGCGTCGGCGCCGCCGTGGTCTATGCGGCCACGGCCCGTTTCACTGACCGGCCCGTCCGCAACTTCACCGCGCTCGCGGTGGCCGTCTTCGTCGTGATGCTCGTTCCCGTCTTCGCCGCCGCGCCCTCCCTGGGTCTAAGCGCCGTCGGCCAGCTCACCCTCGTCGTGATACACGCCGTCGTCGCGGTGCCCCTGGTGGCCTTCGTCGTCGGTGCGGTCCAGCTGTAG